A genomic window from Candidatus Nitrosoglobus terrae includes:
- the trpB gene encoding tryptophan synthase subunit beta: MPDKNGHFGPYGGRFVAETLMEPIEELRQAYERYRDDPAFQAELQADLAYYVGRPTPLYFAKRLSEQLGGARIFLKREDLNHTGAHKINNTVGQALLAQRMGKTRLIAETGAGQHGVATATVAARLGMKCIVYMGAEDVERQAPNVYRMRLLGAEVIPVTSGSKTLKDALNEAMRDWVTHVDDTFYVIGTVAGPHPYPVMVRDFQAIIGRETRSQILEQTGSLPDALVACVGGGSNAIGLFYPFFKDEQVALYGVEAAGHGLETGKHAASLCAGRPGVLHGNRTYLIEDSHGQIVDTYSISAGLDYPGVGPEHAWLKDSGRATYVAITDTEALAAFHTLTQNEGIIPALESSHALAYGMTLAPTLDRDQTIVINLSGRGDKDINIVARIMEISL; the protein is encoded by the coding sequence ATGCCTGACAAGAACGGCCATTTTGGTCCCTATGGCGGCCGTTTCGTGGCCGAAACCTTAATGGAGCCTATTGAAGAGCTTCGTCAGGCTTATGAACGTTATCGAGATGATCCAGCTTTTCAGGCCGAATTACAGGCTGATCTTGCTTATTATGTTGGGCGACCAACCCCATTATATTTTGCTAAGCGCCTAAGTGAGCAACTGGGCGGAGCACGTATTTTCCTAAAACGAGAAGATCTTAATCATACTGGGGCGCATAAAATTAATAATACCGTGGGTCAGGCATTATTAGCCCAACGCATGGGAAAAACACGGTTAATTGCTGAGACGGGGGCTGGGCAACATGGGGTAGCCACTGCTACAGTAGCTGCCCGTTTAGGAATGAAGTGTATTGTTTATATGGGGGCTGAAGATGTGGAGCGACAAGCCCCTAATGTCTATCGTATGCGCCTATTAGGGGCAGAAGTGATTCCTGTAACATCTGGTTCTAAAACTTTAAAGGATGCTTTGAATGAGGCAATGCGGGATTGGGTTACCCATGTGGATGATACTTTTTATGTGATTGGGACTGTAGCTGGGCCCCATCCTTATCCAGTAATGGTTCGGGATTTTCAGGCGATTATTGGGCGAGAGACTAGATCGCAGATTTTAGAACAAACAGGATCTCTTCCCGATGCATTAGTAGCTTGTGTAGGCGGTGGATCTAATGCCATTGGTTTATTTTATCCTTTTTTTAAGGATGAGCAGGTAGCCCTTTACGGGGTAGAAGCGGCAGGACATGGGCTAGAAACTGGGAAGCATGCGGCATCTTTATGTGCTGGTAGACCCGGAGTTCTCCATGGAAATCGGACTTATTTGATAGAAGATAGCCATGGCCAGATTGTAGATACTTATTCTATATCTGCTGGGCTTGATTACCCTGGCGTAGGACCAGAGCACGCGTGGTTAAAGGACTCTGGGCGTGCTACTTATGTGGCGATTACAGATACAGAAGCTTTAGCTGCTTTTCATACTTTAACTCAAAATGAAGGTATTATCCCGGCTTTAGAAAGTAGCCATGCCTTAGCTTATGGGATGACTCTAGCGCCAACTTTAGATCGAGATCAGACGATTGTTATTAACTTATCTGGACGAGGTGATAAAGATATTAATATAGTTGCTAGAATAATGGAGATCTCATTGTGA
- a CDS encoding phosphoribosylanthranilate isomerase, with translation MRIRVKFCGITRHEDAVHAAILGADAIGLVFYPQSPRAVNLQQACQIVKALPPFITVVGLFVDATMSYIQEVLDMVAIDTLQFHGDESPEECSRYNKPYIKAIRMITGVDLLQLAQVYKNASALLLDTYQIGVPGGTGQVFDWNRIPKDFPKAIILAGGLSSENVTQAIMKVRPYAVDVSGGVEQSKGVKDAAKMAAFMRGVYSVY, from the coding sequence ATGCGTATTCGAGTAAAATTTTGCGGTATCACTCGTCATGAGGATGCAGTCCATGCGGCTATTTTAGGAGCTGATGCCATTGGCTTGGTATTTTATCCTCAGAGTCCACGGGCAGTTAATCTTCAGCAAGCCTGCCAGATTGTGAAGGCGTTGCCACCTTTTATAACTGTAGTTGGATTATTTGTGGATGCTACCATGAGTTATATTCAAGAGGTGCTGGATATGGTGGCTATTGATACCCTACAATTCCATGGGGATGAGTCTCCTGAAGAATGTAGTCGCTATAATAAGCCCTATATTAAAGCGATACGGATGATAACAGGTGTTGATCTTTTGCAATTGGCTCAAGTTTATAAAAATGCTTCAGCTTTATTGTTAGATACCTATCAGATAGGAGTACCTGGAGGAACAGGGCAGGTATTTGATTGGAATCGTATTCCTAAAGATTTTCCCAAGGCAATTATTTTAGCTGGAGGGTTAAGTTCTGAGAATGTAACTCAAGCAATAATGAAGGTACGACCCTATGCGGTAGATGTGAGTGGTGGGGTTGAGCAGAGTAAAGGCGTGAAAGATGCCGCAAAGATGGCGGCCTTTATGCGAGGTGTATATAGTGTCTATTAA
- the truA gene encoding tRNA pseudouridine(38-40) synthase TruA — protein MRVALGVEYEGSNFCGWQTQHEGVRTVQTILEQAVSKVANHPVTIIAAGRTDTGVHAAAQVIHFDTIATRSSHSWIFGCNANLPPDVAVLWARPVDKSFHARFSAIVRHYRYIIFNRRIRSAIKHRRMTWYCHPLTASKMREAGGYLIGEHNFSSFRATACQAKSPIRNVYRLEVTQQVDCIIIDISANGFLHHMVRNIAGVLMTIGKGDQPPYWAAEVLQAQCRSLGGITAPPDGLYLLGVDYPDRFNLPRFSAPAVIW, from the coding sequence ATGAGAGTTGCATTGGGTGTTGAGTATGAAGGTTCTAATTTTTGTGGATGGCAAACGCAACACGAAGGTGTACGTACGGTTCAGACGATATTAGAGCAAGCTGTTTCTAAAGTTGCTAATCATCCAGTCACAATTATCGCAGCGGGGCGTACGGATACGGGGGTGCATGCCGCTGCTCAAGTCATTCATTTCGATACGATTGCTACCCGTTCATCCCATAGCTGGATATTTGGATGCAATGCTAATTTGCCGCCAGATGTGGCTGTTTTATGGGCTCGGCCTGTCGATAAAAGTTTTCATGCCCGATTTTCAGCAATAGTACGACATTATCGGTATATTATCTTTAATCGAAGAATACGATCGGCTATCAAGCACCGGCGTATGACTTGGTATTGCCACCCATTAACGGCCTCAAAGATGAGAGAGGCTGGAGGTTATTTAATAGGTGAGCATAATTTTTCCTCTTTTCGGGCTACAGCTTGCCAGGCTAAAAGCCCAATAAGAAATGTATATCGTTTAGAGGTTACTCAGCAAGTAGACTGTATAATCATTGATATCTCAGCAAATGGCTTTCTCCATCACATGGTACGTAATATTGCTGGGGTACTAATGACTATTGGAAAGGGAGATCAACCGCCCTATTGGGCAGCAGAGGTTTTACAGGCTCAGTGTCGATCCTTGGGAGGTATCACTGCTCCCCCTGATGGTTTATACTTACTCGGAGTGGATTATCCAGATCGTTTTAACCTTCCTAGGTTTTCAGCTCCTGCCGTTATTTGGTAG
- a CDS encoding FimV/HubP family polar landmark protein: MKKIRNTSLLTAGLLIILLSQRSHSLELGEIEIKSKFNQPLRAEITLRSIGQIPLENIQIGLASSEEFLQAGIDRAPVLSNKLHFHLVHKDTGEATIEVSSQDLIQDPFLNFLAAVVWPRGRLLREYTVLFDLPIPEEQLVFAMSDLEANDNGDIKTVNTSKPKVTLSSYGPVKPVDTLSLIAQRLLQSRPSVSLQQMMIGLQRANPSVFIHNNINGLKAGEMLNVPTEDEVLKLTSTAEAIYQVQQQNQIWESLSSNRKLSNDTQFATLEELKEKDVLGKDEAKILADESEDLQQETMPEINEDSVADLQIQLLQINEALNNWVQENEKMQTRLQEMEQQVSLLQNLLLSKDELADPPAVNQKFSSAGSDLSSLAKTNANLIPESKRNERDLESIFNRIITSINLPLLSSGISILFLLIIIRHVRQRKALKSEVNKEVNWSEPATDHHGEISKKIVNPTMQREVYTAATSRESTHDLAIHPPLSVAENIKVALEKLTDSIRVKLVRKGNILSPRRWVSENIPQNDKGSLQKLEVASSEPPSNVIFPRVVFNEESIAPLPDTEGSLIGVQIAEPDNETLEITLSGEGIIKYDVPVRKEEVVNQGEKEKLEVEKESFISVDPPFSLLKLEEFQQESQEADSVNIDVMETGSEPEKPYFPGQALIKDLDEIEIKLNLARAYIDMNDTQGASNILQEVIAAGNEEQQNIGKELLVKLAKAS; encoded by the coding sequence GTGAAAAAAATAAGAAATACTAGCTTGTTGACGGCAGGGCTGTTAATAATCCTCTTATCACAAAGAAGCCATTCTTTGGAGTTAGGGGAAATTGAGATTAAGTCTAAATTTAATCAACCGCTTAGGGCAGAAATCACGTTACGAAGCATAGGCCAGATACCTTTAGAAAATATCCAGATAGGGCTAGCCTCAAGTGAAGAGTTTCTGCAGGCGGGGATTGATCGGGCTCCGGTGTTGAGCAATAAGCTACATTTTCACTTAGTACATAAAGATACGGGTGAAGCTACGATAGAAGTAAGCTCGCAAGATCTTATTCAAGATCCTTTCCTTAATTTTTTAGCCGCTGTCGTTTGGCCTAGAGGGCGCTTACTACGTGAGTACACTGTACTCTTTGATCTTCCTATTCCTGAAGAACAGCTGGTCTTTGCTATGAGCGATCTAGAGGCGAATGATAACGGTGATATCAAGACAGTAAATACTTCAAAGCCTAAAGTAACCCTTTCTAGCTATGGACCAGTAAAGCCGGTGGATACCTTGTCATTGATAGCCCAGCGCTTACTACAATCTAGACCTTCTGTTAGCCTACAGCAAATGATGATCGGGTTGCAAAGGGCTAACCCAAGCGTATTTATACATAATAATATTAATGGTTTAAAAGCCGGAGAAATGCTTAATGTACCGACAGAAGATGAAGTATTAAAGCTTACTTCTACGGCAGAGGCCATCTATCAAGTACAGCAGCAAAACCAGATTTGGGAATCCTTAAGTAGCAATAGAAAATTAAGTAACGATACCCAGTTCGCTACGTTGGAAGAATTAAAAGAAAAGGATGTTTTAGGTAAGGATGAGGCTAAGATTTTAGCGGATGAAAGTGAAGATCTTCAGCAAGAAACAATGCCAGAAATAAACGAGGATAGCGTTGCTGATTTGCAAATCCAATTACTACAGATAAATGAGGCGCTTAATAATTGGGTACAAGAAAATGAAAAGATGCAAACCCGCCTCCAAGAAATGGAACAGCAGGTGAGCTTGTTGCAGAATCTTTTGTTAAGTAAGGATGAATTGGCTGATCCTCCTGCTGTTAATCAAAAATTTTCTAGCGCGGGCTCTGATTTATCCTCTTTGGCAAAGACAAATGCAAACCTAATACCGGAATCTAAAAGGAATGAGCGTGATCTTGAAAGTATATTTAATCGTATTATAACTTCAATCAATTTACCGCTACTCAGCAGTGGAATCAGTATATTGTTTTTATTAATAATAATTAGACATGTGCGCCAGCGTAAAGCCCTTAAGTCTGAGGTTAATAAAGAGGTAAATTGGAGCGAGCCAGCTACAGATCATCATGGGGAAATAAGTAAAAAGATAGTAAACCCAACAATGCAGAGGGAAGTTTATACAGCAGCTACTAGTAGAGAGTCTACTCACGATTTAGCTATTCATCCGCCCCTTAGCGTAGCTGAAAATATCAAGGTGGCTTTAGAGAAGCTAACAGATTCAATACGAGTGAAATTGGTGAGAAAAGGTAATATTCTCAGTCCTCGCCGTTGGGTATCTGAAAATATACCGCAAAATGATAAGGGATCTCTTCAAAAATTGGAGGTAGCCTCTAGTGAACCTCCATCAAACGTAATTTTCCCACGGGTAGTATTTAATGAAGAGAGCATAGCGCCTCTTCCTGATACTGAAGGAAGTCTTATAGGGGTGCAGATAGCTGAGCCAGATAATGAGACATTAGAAATTACACTTAGTGGAGAGGGGATAATTAAATATGATGTTCCAGTTAGGAAAGAAGAAGTTGTTAATCAGGGCGAGAAAGAGAAACTAGAGGTAGAAAAGGAATCATTTATCTCGGTTGATCCTCCTTTTTCCTTACTAAAGCTAGAAGAGTTTCAACAAGAGTCCCAAGAGGCTGATTCTGTGAATATAGATGTTATGGAGACGGGTAGTGAGCCAGAAAAGCCTTATTTTCCAGGTCAGGCATTAATAAAGGATCTAGATGAAATAGAAATTAAGCTGAATTTAGCTCGTGCCTATATAGATATGAATGACACTCAAGGGGCATCGAATATTTTACAAGAAGTAATTGCAGCTGGTAATGAAGAGCAGCAAAATATTGGGAAAGAACTGCTTGTTAAGCTAGCGAAGGCCTCTTGA
- a CDS encoding alkene reductase, with product MPKLFDSLKLGELTLPNRIVLAAMTRSRAQAGDVPAPMSIRYYGQRASAGLLITEATNVSPRSCAFEKAPGIYSEDQVRGWQAITNEVHKQGGRIFMQLWHGGRAGSQAILNGQPPLSPSGVNDDLDTLNVWGQLANGNYTRIAASPSREMTLTEIETTIEEYRIAAVNAIRAGMDGVEFHGANGYLIQQFLSPMVNRREDAYGGNVQNRLRFLRRITEAVISAIGAHRVGVRLSPTAAYNNALDPNPADTYSAVAKMLDELGVLYIHLADANSWDRVSGDMPQLLEMIKPNYRGLLIGNGYITPEAARDYIERGTFDLISFGRLFLANPDLPERIQQSGPYNEPRSIGWYGGDEEGYIDYPCLPA from the coding sequence ATGCCCAAATTATTCGATAGCTTGAAATTAGGTGAGCTGACCCTACCTAATCGCATTGTTCTTGCCGCGATGACTCGAAGTCGCGCTCAGGCAGGGGATGTTCCGGCTCCGATGAGTATCCGCTACTATGGACAGCGGGCTTCTGCCGGCCTGTTAATCACGGAAGCAACTAACGTTTCTCCAAGATCGTGCGCGTTTGAGAAAGCACCTGGAATCTACAGCGAAGATCAGGTGCGGGGTTGGCAGGCCATCACTAACGAAGTGCATAAACAAGGAGGGCGAATCTTTATGCAGCTTTGGCATGGTGGTCGTGCAGGTTCGCAGGCTATTCTAAATGGTCAGCCTCCCTTGTCGCCTTCTGGCGTAAATGATGATCTAGACACTTTAAATGTTTGGGGTCAGCTTGCCAATGGCAATTACACCCGAATTGCCGCCAGCCCATCACGGGAGATGACTCTAACTGAGATTGAAACCACTATTGAAGAGTACCGTATAGCTGCTGTCAACGCTATTCGTGCGGGGATGGATGGTGTGGAGTTTCATGGGGCTAACGGCTACCTGATACAGCAGTTTTTATCACCAATGGTCAATCGCCGTGAGGATGCCTACGGCGGCAATGTGCAAAATCGCTTACGTTTTCTACGGCGTATTACGGAAGCGGTTATCAGTGCTATAGGGGCGCACCGTGTGGGTGTCCGCCTTTCACCAACCGCCGCCTATAATAATGCCCTCGATCCTAATCCAGCGGATACGTATAGTGCGGTGGCCAAGATGCTAGATGAGCTTGGTGTGCTTTATATTCACCTTGCTGATGCCAATTCTTGGGACAGGGTATCGGGGGATATGCCACAGTTATTAGAGATGATTAAACCGAATTATCGAGGCCTTCTGATAGGCAATGGTTATATAACGCCTGAGGCAGCAAGGGATTATATTGAAAGAGGCACTTTTGACCTTATCTCTTTTGGGCGACTATTTTTAGCTAACCCTGATTTACCTGAACGGATTCAACAAAGCGGCCCTTATAATGAGCCTCGCTCAATTGGTTGGTATGGCGGTGACGAAGAAGGCTATATTGACTATCCATGCCTACCTGCATAA
- a CDS encoding aspartate-semialdehyde dehydrogenase → MSRTFDVAVVGATGAVGQSIMEILKQRDFPVNKVYPLASERSAGEEIAFGRQKIAVENLADFDFSKAQIGLFSAGAEISAKYAPKATAAGCVVVDNTSQFRYDDDIPLVVPEVNPQAIADYKTHGIIANPNCSTIQMLVALKPIHDAVGIERINVATYQAVSGTGKEAIEELAMQTSALLNGRPVSTKAYPKQIAFNVLPHIDSFQDNGYTREEMKMVWETQKILEDNSILVNPTAVRVPVFYGHSEAVHLETKTKITAAEVRSLLQNSPGVLVLDERENGGYPTAVTEASGKDLVFVGRIREDISHPRGIDLWIVADNVRKGAALNSIQIAELLIRNYL, encoded by the coding sequence ATGAGTAGAACATTTGATGTAGCAGTTGTTGGAGCCACTGGAGCTGTTGGGCAGTCTATTATGGAGATCTTGAAGCAGCGAGATTTCCCAGTAAACAAGGTATATCCTTTAGCAAGTGAGCGCTCTGCCGGTGAAGAAATAGCATTCGGTCGCCAAAAAATAGCGGTAGAAAACCTAGCTGACTTTGATTTTTCTAAGGCTCAGATTGGGTTATTTTCTGCAGGGGCAGAAATCTCCGCGAAATATGCGCCTAAAGCGACTGCTGCCGGTTGTGTTGTTGTTGATAACACTTCTCAATTCCGCTATGACGATGATATCCCTCTAGTGGTTCCGGAGGTTAATCCCCAAGCCATTGCAGACTATAAAACCCACGGGATTATTGCTAATCCAAATTGCTCCACGATTCAAATGTTAGTGGCCTTAAAGCCCATCCATGATGCCGTTGGTATTGAGCGAATTAATGTGGCTACTTATCAGGCGGTCTCGGGTACCGGTAAAGAAGCCATCGAGGAGCTGGCTATGCAAACCTCCGCCTTACTGAATGGTCGCCCTGTCTCGACTAAAGCTTACCCCAAGCAGATTGCCTTTAATGTATTGCCCCACATCGATTCTTTCCAAGACAATGGCTATACCCGTGAAGAGATGAAAATGGTCTGGGAAACGCAAAAAATCCTTGAGGATAATTCTATTCTGGTGAACCCAACGGCAGTCCGGGTACCGGTTTTTTATGGCCATTCTGAGGCGGTGCACTTGGAAACTAAGACCAAGATTACAGCGGCTGAAGTGCGATCACTGCTACAGAACTCACCTGGGGTTTTGGTTTTGGATGAGCGCGAGAATGGGGGATATCCTACTGCAGTAACGGAGGCATCAGGTAAGGACTTAGTTTTCGTAGGCCGTATCCGGGAAGATATTTCCCACCCTAGGGGTATAGATTTATGGATCGTGGCCGATAACGTTCGCAAAGGGGCGGCTTTGAATAGTATTCAAATTGCAGAACTGCTTATTAGGAATTATCTATAG
- the leuB gene encoding 3-isopropylmalate dehydrogenase has product MNKRIVVLAGDGIGSEITAEAVKVLQALQVQWALDLVIESGLIGGAAYEATGTPLPEQTLALAQAADAILLGAVGGPKWEGLEIHLRPEKGLLGIRSALGLFANLRPAILYPQLVEASTLKPELVADLDLMIVRELTGGIYFGQPRGIRCLEGGEREGFNTLVYRESEIRRIARVAFTIAMKRNRRVCSIDKANVLEASELWREVVAEEAKEFPEVKLSHMYVDNAAMQLVRAPKQFDVILTTNMFGDILSDCAAMLTGSIGMLPSASLDEKGKGMYEPIHGSAPDIAGQGVANPLATILSVAMMLRYSLHEPDHALRLEKAVGTVLDQGLRTADIYAPGTVRVSTKEMGDAVVTALKD; this is encoded by the coding sequence ATGAATAAACGGATTGTAGTTTTAGCCGGTGATGGTATTGGCTCAGAAATTACCGCTGAAGCAGTTAAAGTGCTTCAGGCGTTGCAGGTGCAATGGGCGTTAGATTTAGTCATAGAATCAGGTCTTATCGGGGGGGCGGCTTATGAGGCTACAGGGACTCCCCTTCCGGAGCAAACCCTTGCCTTAGCACAAGCTGCTGATGCCATTTTATTGGGAGCAGTAGGAGGGCCTAAATGGGAAGGTTTGGAGATTCACCTACGTCCTGAGAAAGGGTTACTAGGTATTCGATCTGCTTTAGGGTTGTTTGCAAATTTGCGTCCAGCGATTTTATACCCTCAGCTTGTTGAGGCATCTACGCTTAAACCAGAACTGGTGGCTGATCTTGATCTGATGATTGTCCGCGAGCTTACGGGGGGCATCTATTTTGGGCAACCTCGCGGGATACGGTGTCTGGAAGGGGGAGAGCGAGAAGGATTTAATACGCTGGTCTATCGAGAATCAGAAATTCGACGTATTGCTCGAGTAGCCTTTACTATTGCCATGAAACGAAACCGTCGGGTCTGCTCGATAGATAAAGCGAATGTGCTTGAAGCCAGTGAGCTTTGGCGCGAGGTAGTGGCTGAAGAAGCTAAAGAGTTTCCTGAAGTAAAGCTCAGCCATATGTATGTGGATAATGCGGCGATGCAGCTTGTACGGGCACCAAAACAGTTTGATGTAATTCTCACTACTAATATGTTCGGAGATATTCTCTCGGATTGTGCCGCGATGCTAACTGGGTCTATTGGGATGTTGCCTTCGGCTTCCCTCGATGAAAAAGGAAAAGGAATGTACGAGCCCATTCATGGATCTGCGCCAGATATCGCAGGTCAGGGAGTGGCTAATCCTTTAGCGACTATCCTCTCTGTAGCCATGATGCTGCGCTATTCTCTCCATGAACCAGATCATGCTTTACGCCTCGAAAAGGCAGTAGGTACAGTGCTGGATCAAGGACTTAGAACGGCAGATATTTACGCTCCGGGAACGGTACGAGTGAGTACCAAAGAGATGGGCGATGCGGTTGTCACCGCGCTCAAAGATTGA
- the leuD gene encoding 3-isopropylmalate dehydratase small subunit yields MEPFTVVTGLVVPLDRTNVDTDAIIPKQFLKSIKRTGFGPNLFDSWRYLDYGELGQDHCDRPVNPQFVLNQPRYRNASILLARNNFGCGSSREHAVWALIDYGFRVVIAPSFADIFYNNTFKNGLLPITLPESIVDTLFQEVEALSGYQLCVDLPAQEITTPEGKIISFMMDEFRKYCLREGLDDIGLTLQHVNKIHAYEERRCIEAPWLFEQK; encoded by the coding sequence ATGGAACCGTTTACAGTAGTAACAGGCTTGGTAGTCCCTCTTGATCGGACTAATGTGGATACAGATGCTATTATCCCAAAACAATTCTTAAAATCAATTAAGCGCACTGGTTTTGGCCCTAACTTGTTTGATTCATGGCGTTATTTAGACTATGGGGAGCTAGGGCAGGATCATTGCGATCGACCTGTCAATCCGCAATTTGTGCTGAATCAGCCCCGTTATCGGAATGCTAGCATTCTACTCGCAAGAAATAACTTTGGCTGCGGATCAAGTCGGGAGCATGCAGTTTGGGCGTTAATAGATTATGGTTTTCGAGTAGTGATAGCGCCAAGTTTTGCCGATATTTTTTATAATAATACCTTTAAAAATGGCCTCTTACCGATTACTTTGCCAGAGTCTATTGTTGATACATTATTTCAGGAGGTAGAGGCGCTATCTGGCTACCAACTATGTGTTGATCTTCCTGCTCAAGAAATAACCACGCCTGAGGGAAAAATAATCTCCTTTATGATGGATGAATTTCGTAAATATTGCCTGAGAGAAGGCTTGGATGATATTGGCCTAACTTTACAACATGTGAATAAAATTCACGCCTATGAGGAGCGCCGATGTATCGAAGCTCCATGGTTGTTTGAGCAGAAATAG
- a CDS encoding MFS transporter produces MKKSTSPYSASKAALVSWALYDWASSAFGSIITTFVFAAYFTRQVAENETIGTVQWGNTLGIAGTIVAIGGPILGAIADQAGRRKPWIIVFTLLCVATTGLLWLVKPTPSYTWLALLLVGLGTLGVEFASIFYNAMLPGLSGPEYVGRWSGWGWGIGYAGNIICSIIALLVFIQKGNQWLGLNPDAAEPVRATFLLVSIWYLFFALPLFFITPDIQGTGKSLLQAIRDGMQQLHTSIRQIRHYSPIVRFLIARIFYIEGLATLFTFGGVYAAGTFHMDGQHILIFSITLNITAALGAFVFAWIDDRIGSKPVILLSLIGLMIFSIAILTTETLTLFWAFGLLLGIFVGPVQAASRSFLAKIAPEALRNEMFGLFALSGKVTSFLGPLLVGWITYLSNSQRIGMGVIIIFFFIGFLCMLAVPNSNKQSL; encoded by the coding sequence ATGAAAAAATCTACCTCCCCCTACTCTGCTTCTAAAGCAGCCCTAGTCTCATGGGCTTTATACGATTGGGCTAGCAGTGCCTTTGGTTCCATTATTACTACTTTTGTTTTTGCTGCTTATTTCACTCGACAAGTCGCTGAGAATGAAACTATAGGTACTGTCCAATGGGGCAATACCCTTGGGATTGCCGGAACTATCGTTGCTATTGGCGGGCCTATCCTAGGGGCAATTGCTGATCAGGCAGGACGGCGAAAACCGTGGATTATCGTTTTTACGTTATTATGTGTAGCCACCACAGGGTTATTATGGCTGGTAAAACCTACCCCTAGCTATACTTGGTTGGCTCTACTACTCGTGGGGCTAGGAACATTAGGTGTAGAATTTGCTTCTATCTTTTATAACGCCATGCTACCTGGATTATCTGGGCCAGAATATGTTGGCCGGTGGTCTGGCTGGGGTTGGGGTATTGGTTATGCGGGTAACATCATCTGCTCGATTATTGCCCTTCTAGTTTTTATCCAAAAGGGCAATCAATGGCTAGGACTTAATCCAGATGCTGCTGAACCTGTACGGGCTACATTTCTCCTAGTATCCATATGGTACTTATTTTTTGCCCTACCCTTATTTTTTATCACTCCAGATATCCAAGGTACAGGTAAATCCCTCCTCCAAGCTATCCGAGATGGAATGCAACAGCTTCACACCTCCATCCGCCAAATACGCCACTATAGCCCAATTGTTCGTTTTCTTATTGCCCGAATATTCTATATTGAAGGCTTAGCAACCCTCTTTACCTTTGGTGGAGTCTATGCTGCTGGAACCTTTCATATGGACGGGCAACATATTCTTATTTTTAGTATTACCCTTAATATAACGGCCGCTTTAGGTGCTTTTGTTTTTGCTTGGATAGATGATCGGATAGGCAGCAAACCCGTCATCTTGTTATCACTTATAGGTTTAATGATCTTCAGTATTGCTATTTTAACTACTGAAACTCTAACCCTATTTTGGGCATTTGGCCTTCTACTGGGGATATTTGTAGGCCCTGTCCAAGCGGCCAGCCGATCTTTTCTAGCTAAAATAGCTCCTGAGGCGCTGCGAAATGAAATGTTTGGCTTATTTGCCCTTTCCGGTAAGGTGACTTCCTTTCTTGGTCCGCTATTGGTAGGCTGGATCACTTACCTATCAAATAGCCAGCGAATAGGTATGGGAGTCATCATTATTTTTTTCTTTATTGGTTTTTTATGCATGCTGGCTGTTCCAAATTCTAATAAACAAAGCCTATAG
- the ygiD gene encoding 4,5-DOPA-extradiol-dioxygenase codes for MIPSDSQQRMPVLFIGHGNPMNAIEQNVFHHTWKKIADQLPKPKAILCISAHWETHGIYITATEKPETIHDFYGFPKALFEAQYPALGDPDLATHVVEMLSMVGVQPDTRRGLDHGAWSILMAMYPEANIPVVQLSLDTNQPSPFHYHLAKKLLPLRKENVLIIGSGNIVHNLRMFSFYDQTPFDWALQWDEEIKQRLLAGEHESLIAYEGLGSHSKLAVPTPEHYLPLLYSIALQEEGEALSFFNNAVLSSISMTSVMIGRVL; via the coding sequence ATGATACCCTCAGATTCCCAGCAGCGTATGCCTGTACTTTTTATCGGGCATGGTAATCCAATGAATGCTATAGAACAAAATGTGTTTCACCATACGTGGAAGAAGATAGCAGATCAGCTACCAAAGCCAAAGGCTATTCTCTGTATATCTGCCCATTGGGAAACGCATGGCATCTATATTACTGCTACTGAAAAACCAGAGACTATCCATGATTTCTATGGGTTTCCTAAGGCGCTATTTGAGGCGCAATATCCTGCGCTTGGCGATCCAGATCTAGCTACCCATGTGGTAGAAATGCTTTCAATGGTGGGCGTGCAGCCAGATACCCGTCGGGGGCTGGATCATGGTGCTTGGAGCATTCTGATGGCGATGTATCCAGAAGCGAATATCCCTGTTGTTCAATTAAGCTTGGATACCAATCAGCCAAGCCCATTTCATTACCATCTTGCAAAAAAGCTACTTCCCCTACGTAAGGAGAATGTTCTTATTATTGGTAGCGGCAATATTGTTCATAATCTCCGTATGTTCAGTTTTTACGACCAAACACCATTTGATTGGGCGCTTCAGTGGGATGAGGAGATTAAGCAGCGGCTTTTAGCAGGTGAGCATGAAAGTTTGATTGCTTATGAAGGGCTGGGATCTCATTCCAAGTTAGCTGTACCTACACCGGAGCATTATTTACCATTGCTCTATTCTATTGCGCTCCAAGAAGAAGGAGAGGCACTTAGTTTCTTCAATAATGCTGTTTTAAGCTCAATCTCCATGACTTCAGTCATGATTGGGAGGGTATTGTAG